A genomic window from Scophthalmus maximus strain ysfricsl-2021 chromosome 17, ASM2237912v1, whole genome shotgun sequence includes:
- the rtbdn gene encoding retbindin, protein MGVTSRPLLLVCACFAAALVGGARAEGMCLQDGKHKAAPGPEPHLRDCALYADNSCCTDEDIQDISHVPSASNKNEPWDKCGPLSSECEGFLKRVSCFYRCSPDAARWPHPHRRSYIQAVPLCHSFCRDWFDACRMDLTCARNWARDPRGQNCTGSCVQYQQMYQHGRDLCESLWGDAFMTVEDDPEDGGEAGDGGRPCGCLTLSPSDKDVIAALRAQRDDPEELDTTKTGLPQYRAPCQTKLPLQARSGKKGNSVMRKRSVMVDDMEGSGSGL, encoded by the exons ATGGGTGTGACCTCTCGCCCTCTGCTGTTGGTGTGCGCATGCTTTGCGGCCGCGCTGGTCGGCGGAGCCCGCGCCGAGGGGATGTGTCTTCAGGACGGCAAGCACAAGGCCGCGCCCGGCCCGGAGCCGCACCTGAGGGACTGTGCGCTGTACGCAGACA ATAGCTGCTGCACAGACGAAGACATCCAGGACATCTCCCATGTCCCCTCTGCCAGCAACAAGAACGAGCCCTGGGACAAATGTGGGCCTCTGAGCTCCGA gtgcGAGGGCTTCCTGAAGCGCGTGTCGTGCTTCTACCGCTGCTCCCCGGATGCCGCGCGCTGGCCCCATCCCCATCGCCGCTCGTACATCCAGGCCGTGCCGCTCTGCCACAGCTTCTGTCGTGATTG GTTTGACGCCTGCAGGATGGACTTGACGTGTGCTCGTAACTGGGCCAGAGACCCCAGGGGACAGAACTGCACTGGATCCTGTGTCCAGTACCAGCAG ATGTACCAGCATGGCAGGGACCTCTGCGAGAGCCTGTGGGGCGACGCGTTCATGACAGTGGAGGATGATCCGGAGGACGGGGGAGAGGCTGGCGATGGCGGGCGCCCCTGCGGCTGCCTGACCCTCAGCCCGTCCGACAAGGACGTGATCGCTGCCCTCCGGGCCCAACGGGACGACCCGGAGGAGCTGGACACCACCAAGACGGGCTTGCCCCAGTACCGGGCCCCCTGCCAGACCAAGCTGCCCCTGCAGGCCAGGAGTGGCAAGAAGGGGAACTCCGTCATGCGCAAACGCTCGGTCATGGTCGACGACATGGAGGGGAGCGGCAGCGGTCTGTAG